TTACCCGAAACGGCGTCCCCGTAGGCGAACTAACTCCGCTGCGACGCCATCGATTCGTGAGTGCCGACACCGCCATCGCGATGTTCCGCAATGCTCCAAGCATTGACCTAGACCGACTTCGCGCGGACCTTGATCGCGTGGCATCCCAGGACACCGAACCTCGTGCCTGAATCTCGACGTGTCAAACGAGGAATCCTCGACACCTCCGTGGTGATCGACCTGGAACGACTTGAGGCAGAACAGCTCCCGATTGAGGTCGCGGTCAGCGCAGTTACCATGGCGGAACTCGCAGCTGGCCCTCACGCGACCCAAGACGTGAGAGAGCGCGCACGCCGACAGGACCGATTGCAGCGGGCAGAAGCGACCTTCGATTCACTCCCGTTCGACGCAGAGGTAGCTCGCGCTTATGGCCGGGTCTACGCCGCAGAGATGGCGAGTGGACGCAAAGCACGCGGGACTCGAGCCCTGGATCTCATGATTGCCGCGACCGCCTGTGCCGCAAAGCTGCCGCTCTATACACGCAACCCGGAGGACTTCCGAAGTCTGCACGGTTTGGTCGAAATCATCACGATTTGAGCCACCGCCCGAGGGGCAACGCCAGTGGACTAATTCTAGCAGCTCACCCCACCCCACACCGACCGTCTGTCATTACGCAACTCGCAGATGGGGAAAACTCGTAGGGTTCGGAAAATAATCAGCAAATTTAATGCTTGAGCGATGAACCGCTATCTGCCTAGAGCTCTGCCGAACAACCCGCCCCCAAAATGAGGAGAAAATGAGAGGGGCCTTCCACTGGGGATCCTTGGCAGTGGAAGGCCCCTCGTACCCCTGAACTGCTGGTTGTAAGCCAGCGCGAAATTGTCCGAGTACGTAGTGATAGTGATCGAGTACGTCTCATTTTTGCAGCTCATTCATGTCCTTTACAAAAATGGTAAGACGTTCCCGAACGCAACTGTTGGGTGAAAAGTTGGGTGCGACGCATCGAGACTGCTGCGGTACGGGTGGCCATGACCTCGTATACCACAATCTGTAGTCAGCCAATCAGACCAGTCCCATCATCAACTTGACTCCCGCAGTTCCACAACTGCTACATCTGGCTGTCCCAAATATGTCGCCAACTCTTTATGCTTCTTAATGATTGGAGAGGCCATATCCCGCCAGCGGCAATTAGATATCTGTAAGACAATCACCTTGGGTGGTGGACCGTGCAATGCGGCAAGTTCGCTAAAGTCACTATCTCTAGTTACTATGACAAAATTACTTTCACCAGCGAACGACCAAATCTCACTGTCCTTTGCACCTTCGAGTCCGACGAGGCTAACGTGAGAACTTTCCGGAAAATAGGGCTCCAGGATCCCGAGCATCCGACGCGATAGATTTTCATCTAGAAGAAGCTTCAAGCAGTGACACTCACGCTGCGATGTTCCCGTTCAGCAGCATATGCCAGGCACGCAAGAATGTCTTCTTGCTCCAGTTCCGGATAGTCTTCGAGGATCTCCCCCTGTGCCATACCTGAAGCCAACATGGCCAGAACATCATAGACTGTAATACGTAGTCCGCGGACGCAGGGTTTTCCGCTCCGCTTCCCGGGTTCTATAGTGATGCGTCCGCCGGTATCGATTTCGATTCCTCATTTCACTGGCTAGGGACATTCCCTACGTACTACTGTACCTACTTCACTTCCACCGTGCGACACTTACCCCAACAGGAGCTGTCCTCAAAACTAGCATTACCTTTTCTGAAGAAACCCAGCCCACAATCAGAGATGTCAAGCCGATCGTGTCGATCCCAGACCTCTTGGCAGTGTCGAACCTTGGTTGGGCTAAGGTCACCCCAGCCGTACTAGCGACATGTCACGATCGCGTCGTTAATGGTAGTTGAGGAGTTCCAAGCAAGCTCCGACTCGATCAGCGGTGCAAGCTTGTCCTCTTGCTCAATCACAAGCCGTGCAAGTTCACGCTCAGCCTGCCCCCTTGTGCCGCGAAAACGAACGTAGCGATGCTTGACCCTCCCGAGGCTGTCTCGTCCGATGAAAACTCGGAGCTCCCAGGTGTCTGGCCGGGCCACAAGGCGCATGCTTCCTGCCATCAAATCCTCCAACTTCGAAACCCCTGTTGGGTTATTTGCTGGGCTTTGGTCTATTGTGATTTAGGAAACATGCTCTGACCTGGTGGGCGCTAAGGGACTCGAACCCCTGACCTGCTGGTTGTAAGCCAGCCGCTCTAACCAACTGAGCTAAGCGCCCTCACGGTTGCTACAGTCTACCCCCGTTGAGTAGGATCGTCAGGCTGACCCAGAAGGGCGGACAAAATAAGGGAATTGCAGGCGGCCGCAACCTTACGGCGTGTCCGGTCCAATGGAGGCATCATCAGTTCCACGTCCTGAACGCGAACCACACCGCCAGCTTCTATCAAAATCAGAGCAGCTGCCAAGTAATCCCAGACAGCAAGTCCATCCGAGCAGTCAATAAACCCGTCACCACTTCCCCTTGCCAACAATGAGATCTCGAGCGCTGCGGAACCAAGAGAGCGCATTTGTGCCCAACCTAGATGTTGACGCGGATAACCGTTGACGAATATCACCGAACGATTCAACGAATCAGCCAATGATGGAACAACATGTTGACCATTGAAAGTAGCACCTTGGCCAACCTTAGCCGCGAAAACTCCCTCAGAACCAGACAGTCTCACTACCCCTACCACTGGACTGCCGTGGTGCAAGAGGCAGATAGCGCTGGTCCAGTACGGAAGTCCTCGCGCCGCATTTGTCGAGCCATCGATCGGATCCAGCACCGCTGTGACCGAGGAGCCCTGGTCCAAGAGGCCAGACTCCTCCGAGAACACATTGACTCCAGCATTGACGAGAAGCTGTAGGCCCGCCTCGTCGGCGACGACATCACCGACATGTTGCCCTCTTGCCTGCCCAGTCGCCGACCAGTCCGAGGAACTATTGACCGTTGCAAGGCAAGCTTCCGTCACCCGCAACCCAAGGTCTAGCAGCTGATCCGGTTTCCACTCCAAGATCACCATCCTAGCAACACCTCCACCGGTTCTCTAATTAGCGAGTGGGGTGTACTGAGAAAAAACTCGACCAATGAGCAACGGCAGGAAAGACTGCCCACGCCAGGAGCCCACCGAT
The Ferrimicrobium sp. DNA segment above includes these coding regions:
- a CDS encoding inositol monophosphatase, which translates into the protein MEWKPDQLLDLGLRVTEACLATVNSSSDWSATGQARGQHVGDVVADEAGLQLLVNAGVNVFSEESGLLDQGSSVTAVLDPIDGSTNAARGLPYWTSAICLLHHGSPVVGVVRLSGSEGVFAAKVGQGATFNGQHVVPSLADSLNRSVIFVNGYPRQHLGWAQMRSLGSAALEISLLARGSGDGFIDCSDGLAVWDYLAAALILIEAGGVVRVQDVELMMPPLDRTRRKVAAACNSLILSALLGQPDDPTQRG
- a CDS encoding DUF433 domain-containing protein, with product MDTGGRITIEPGKRSGKPCVRGLRITVYDVLAMLASGMAQGEILEDYPELEQEDILACLAYAAEREHRSVSVTA
- a CDS encoding DUF5615 family PIN-like protein; the encoded protein is MKLLLDENLSRRMLGILEPYFPESSHVSLVGLEGAKDSEIWSFAGESNFVIVTRDSDFSELAALHGPPPKVIVLQISNCRWRDMASPIIKKHKELATYLGQPDVAVVELRESS
- a CDS encoding type II toxin-antitoxin system VapC family toxin — its product is MPESRRVKRGILDTSVVIDLERLEAEQLPIEVAVSAVTMAELAAGPHATQDVRERARRQDRLQRAEATFDSLPFDAEVARAYGRVYAAEMASGRKARGTRALDLMIAATACAAKLPLYTRNPEDFRSLHGLVEIITI